The region AATATATAGTACTCTACtgcatttttatgtgtgtgcttACAGTAATATTCCATCAGTTTTTTAACATATACTGGATATACTGTTGTTGCAAGGTAAATACATTAAAGACATGATTTGGGTGCAAAATAGAATTTACACTCACATTGGTTATAGTGTGATTAAAAAATTAAAGGACTGTGAGAAAATGGGGCACTTCACAGAGGAGGATTGGGGATAAAACTTGGGACTCGACTCAGACTGGACTCCAACACCCACCTGGTAACGGGCCATGTCACTTTTTCCAAGAATTAAGTAATATACAGagattttatttcttaaatcAGCTATCATAATTTGTAGAATGATACACGAAATAGAGATCCCTGTACGATGTTATATTCTGCATAATTACATACATATGTAATTGTGTACTGTAATGTTATAATTGATATTTACACTGTGTTAAATCAGCTTTTATGGTGATTTTATAACTGCAGTTTATTGTGAagtggacaaaatataaaaaataaaagccttCTTATATGACACAGTCCACTAGGACACAGTAGTCCCACAATAACACTTTCACTAACCACAATAAAAAGCATTCTTAAAGACTACTATGTGTCAACACACAAATAACTAAAGTACTAAACTACTAAAGGCAAGTATTAGTGTcaagaaaaatgaatataacTGGTATTTATTGCagtttcatttgcactgtattaAAGGCATTTTATAGTCTCTGTAGGCCATGAAGTGCAGGTAGATTATAATTCAAACTGGGCCTTACAGCAgcaaatgtaattacatttaatggCTTTTCTTCTTATTGAATCCCTCTGTAAGGTCTGAACCAATCACAGATAAAACACTGACTGGCTACTTTAGTTAATTAGAATATAGTTTTAGTAGAAATCATCCTATTTTTACATCCATTATTTCATCTTCTTCCAACCAGCTGCAGAACCCTGACTAGTGTGTTCACTTGGATCAGTGATGCGATGACTTCTGGTATCATTTATGTTTGGTCTGtctgctctgtttctgcagGTGTTCATTTGGGCAACTGGCAACACCTCAGAGCCCACAGGGTTGTTGGGTTGTTCATGTCtgggctgctgctgcaacagtCTCTTCTTAACTCCTCTGACTGCTTGTggctcctgctgctgtttgcacCTCTAGTTTAGGTTTGGGTTTAGTTAggtcatttttcttcttttatgcaCCTTccaacacctacacacacacacacacacaccttttccaCTCATGCATTGCACACATCACACTGATCCTGCTGGCATCCACACccaatacattaaatatttagtttatttgttaaattgttAACAAATTATTTTGTTAACTCTTCATCATGGTTTGCCTCCTCTTTGTTGTGCCCACTTGAACTGGGTCATAATAGTGGGCTGTGGACTAGATTCATACCACACCTTCCTCTTTACTGTTTGATGGTAGCTTTATGTAACAAATCAGTCAGAAATAGTCGCACATCTGTTCTCTGTatttagagcagtggtctccaaccctgctcctggagagctactgccctgcatgttttaggtatagCTCCTCTCTTAACACACCTGATTTTAATAATGAACTCATCATCAAGCTGTTTGACAAGTTTCACATGCTTGATTACGAGTTatttattagaatcaggtgtgttaagAGTGGGGTaacacctaaaacatgcagggcataGCTCTTCAGGATAAGGGTTGGCGACAACTGATTTAGGGTAAGATAATGATGACCTAAACTAattgaacatttaacattttagggCATAGCAGAaagttaaataacatatttttttgagtgctattatcattatttccatttgataTAATATTTGTTACACTTCATCGTGTCAGTTTATATTGTTGATATATTTCCTGTTACTTAAACATCTTGACACAATTTCTGaccttttcactttttgttttttccttcatccgtacagaaaacacaatgcataaataaacaataatctTTATGCTAAGTTAAGCTGACCAAATGTTGGCTACAGctatttactttgttttttgttggagATAGTAGATTGATACCATATTCATGTCTATATAGTTAGGTCAGCAGTTTATAAGCTTAGCAtacagactggaaacagggggaagcAGCAAGCCTGTCTCCCTCAAGTGGTAACAAAATATACATCACCAGCACCTTTACATTTACACTGTTAACACGATCTTTTTGTTTAATCTAAACTAAAAAGCAAAGTGTAAAACCAGACAGTTTCTACTTCTATGAGGGGTTACATGCTGGACTGTTTCTTGGTTGCATCTagtaacttcctggagtctccagtggttgcctggcaacagtCAGAAACGTAAAGCCTGTCAAAGTGCAAATTGTTGATTTAACGCTTCAGTTTCTGTGCAGATTAAAAAGGATATAATAGTCTAaggtgttaattagtgagctttttTTATGGGCAGATTTGAATACTGTTGCACAGAGTCAGGTGAGCTGTTTCCAggctttatgctaaactaagctaactggctgctgtcTGAAGCCTTGTAACAGACAGATACTGATACTATGTAATCCATAAAATGATGAACGATGAACAAATGTCTTATTCACTGGAAGTTGAGTGAGATCAACAGTATGTTATgccaaatagttttttttaggttttatttcTATATCGTACCAAACATTTAGTCAATCCCACATGAGATTACAAAACACCATCTTCCATTGATACGTACTCTACACAGCATATACCAAAGcatgtggaaaaagaaaagaaacgcacaaaaaatgaaactatacaaAAAAATCCCCAATGAACTGCTCACAGAAAAGAAATTTAACATAtctaaaaatgatcaaaataaaaggtttttttcttttctcccaaGCCAAGCAACCAGTCTATTTCTATATGTTTGATATGTGAAGAGTCAACTCAGTCTTATTGAATTTCTTATCTAACTCTCTGACATAaggcaaataaatgtatttcacaaacttttttttttaaatttaaatgactgaGTGAGATCTATCTCATgctagattttatttttatgtctgtcataccaaatattttcctctgtgtgaagcactttggatcaacTATGTTGTGTTTCAAGtgctatattaataaagttgaagttgaacCCAGTCTGTGCATTatcaatatttacaaaatcaCTGTCTttattacaaaacaaataatttcacattttccaattaaaaagacagaaaaaaaacaaaatgaaactcaTTTTCTTAACCATTTGGTCTTCACATTGGACAAACATTATATGCATCGTGAACGCGCGCTCTGCATCCAGCAGCATCCTCTCTCCAGCCCTGTTGTGAGCGCGCACGTCGGGTCGCCATGGGGtgttggaggaagaggaggagggagggggtgaaGGCGGGGCTAACGTACTGCTGCAGCTGTCCATGGTTGTGTAGTGGGAGCCAGATAGGGTCCGGGTACGTGCGAGATGCAGCCATAGTCACGCCACACCGTCTCAAATCATAACCTGCTGGGATCTGGTTAGTGTTTGCAGCGCATCAGAGACGACTGAAAGGTGAGCTTCCTCGTGCATTTTTAAGAAAATCATCTATTTCGCCTCGAGACACTGCCCCTTGCCCTTGAAAACAAAATATCATCCTGCTGACGATCCCTCATCCCTGTCTTTGCATCAAGAGCAGGCCAGGAAGCAAACCAACATGGATGCTGCGCGCTATAGCagtgctggtgctgctgctgctgatgatgatgcttGCACAGAGATTAATGCTCCCAGCAGCATCGTATCCACAGAGTCTAATCCTCCTTATTGACATCTGATTTCACCACCGATGCGATTTGAAATTAAGAGAAATTTGACCTTTTGGTGGAAAATACCAGAATAAACATAGAGCAGTGACTGTTCATTTGTGTCAAAGATGACACCCAGAATCTTAGGAATAGCTtcaccctccttttttttcttcctccttcccctttGCAGCATCATTTGGATAAATCTTGCTTTCTTGCAGTGTGCTTGGCTGTATATGGATGGATGTCAGCTACCGGTCCATTTAAACAGCAGTAGAGGCAATATGTGGTCCTGCAAAGATGTCACACTATATAATCATGCAGGAATGTGACTGGACAATTTACATTATTTGTGCAATCATACTGGAAATATAAGAATGTTAGATTAGTGCAGGGAAATGTAATAAATCCAGCTTTTTGCCTTCATGTCTCTTTTTATTCTGCACATATAGCATTACAGGCCAGTTGTATCTGACAGGGGCAGCATTGGATCAGCTGTTGCCTGCAGTCAGGAAGATAACAAAGGCCTCCCTCCAGTGGAAAAGCTGTAATTTTGCTGAACAGATGTATATAATGATTATCCTTGCACAGCAGGTCTGGTCCCATGTGCTTGCTTATGAAACAGGAGGTGCAGCCCGAGCCCGTCAAGTCTAATTTTGCTTTTCTGTGTCCAGCCCGTGGACGTGAGACATCATGGCCGAGCAACAGAGGCAGCGCTCTCTGTCCACCGCTGGTGAATCTCTCTATGTGGTGTTGGGAGTTGAAAAGGTGGCCACAGCTGACGATATCAAGAGATGTTACAGGTGAGGTGGTGAATCCCTCTGTCCACTTAACCCTTAACCTCACAAGAATCTGAtgtgaatgtgatttttttttacctttttaaaatcacCATCATCTTCTTCCGCTTTCCTCTGTGCAGGAAACTTGCATTGAAGTTTCACCCTGACAAGAATCCTGACAACCCAGAGGCAGCTGATAAGTTCAAGGAGATAAACAATGCCCACTCGATTCTGAACGACCCCACGAAGCGTAATATTTACGACAAATATGGCTCCCTGGGACTATATGTGGCAGAGCAGTTTGGAGAAGAGAATGTTAACACTTACTTTGTCCTCTCGAGCTGGTGGGCAAAGGTAAGACTGAGAAAAAATGCCTGGATTATTCACTATTTCCTCCATATTTTCCACTTTCTGCATACACCTCTTTTCCTATTTGTCACTCACTATATCCTGTGTCCCTTTATTTTTTGCTTCCTGTCATGAATCTGCTCGCCTGCAGGCTCTGTTTGTATTCTGCGGCCTGGCCACTGGGTGCTACTTCTGTTGCTGcctgtgttgctgctgtaacTGCTGCTGTGGTAAATGTAAACCTCGGCCCCGAGAGGGACAGGACCAAGAATTTTATGTGTCCCCCGAGGACCTGGAGGCTCAGCTGCAATCTGATGAGAGAGGTGAGAACGAACCACCCGCCGCGCCACTCCCATATTGAATTCATTAAGAGAGTTTTTGATGCTGAAAAgtgttgtttctgtgtgtgtccaaCAGAGGCCGGTGGTGACCCCATAGTGCTGCAACCATCTGCAACAGAGACAACCCAGTTAACATCGGATGGTCACTACTCCTACCACACTGACACCGGCTTCAACTAACTCTCCACTCCCGTCATTCCTGGCCTGCCTGCTTCCCTGCTCCACAtcagtgaatgaaagaaagaggcaATCCATCTTTCcgctacagagagagagagagagagagagagagccatgCAGAGGAGGGGGACTAGTAAGCATGGCCCGTGAAAGGAACTGATGAAGTCACATCCTTTACTCCCCCTCCCTGATTGGTCCACTACTTATTTCCTCCCCCAAATacgaaaagaaaagagaaacaaataaattgtttcctttttattt is a window of Scomber scombrus chromosome 10, fScoSco1.1, whole genome shotgun sequence DNA encoding:
- the dnajc5aa gene encoding dnaJ (Hsp40) homolog, subfamily C, member 5aa, with translation MAEQQRQRSLSTAGESLYVVLGVEKVATADDIKRCYRKLALKFHPDKNPDNPEAADKFKEINNAHSILNDPTKRNIYDKYGSLGLYVAEQFGEENVNTYFVLSSWWAKALFVFCGLATGCYFCCCLCCCCNCCCGKCKPRPREGQDQEFYVSPEDLEAQLQSDEREAGGDPIVLQPSATETTQLTSDGHYSYHTDTGFN